A genomic stretch from Aedes albopictus strain Foshan chromosome 2, AalbF5, whole genome shotgun sequence includes:
- the LOC115265836 gene encoding uncharacterized protein LOC115265836, which produces MLPVEHSGPAKTTVIPPIISTNITPEPSNPTLTNTQTNAQHFVNQADVSLFSQSEIAALLQNSQELELDSQQLPEHGEANYQEEYVMDVQPVTDSDRIIQSVTQHIEQECNRIAGIIVQKVENCLVKAVALLKSDFDVKMEAALRLQGHPPAVDSNFKFKPASTVEEIQQMEKDLGDKTYQEKLIYHMRSVIGPHDDTCNGQNSCYVMIDNFFTRTVMLECSWSGGSKTNTPKYAIKSMQIGKLMHVAQNRPQLEF; this is translated from the exons ATGTTGCCGGTAGAGCACTCAGGGCCTGCCAAAACTACCGTTATTCCACCGATCATCTCAACGAACATCACTCCCGAGCCAAGCAATCCAACACTTACAAACACCCAGACCAACGCCCAGCATTTCGTTAATCAAGCAGATGTGTCTTTGTTTTCGCAGTCGGAGATTGCAGCACTGCTGCAAAATTCACAGGAGTTGGAACTGGACAGTCAGCAGCTTCCTGAACACGGCGAAGCTAACTACCAGGAAGAATACGTGATGGACGTTCAG CCTGTGACGGATAGCGACAGAATCATCCAGTCTGTTACTCAACATATTGAGCAGGAATGCAATCGCATCGCTGGCATCATCGTACAAAAAGTCGAAAACTGCCTTGTAAAAGCTGTCGCATTGTTGAAAAGTGATTTCGACGTCAAGATGGAAGCAGCTTTGAGACTTCAAGGACACCCTCCAGCAGTCGATAgcaatttcaaattcaaaccagcATCGACTGTTGAAGAAATTCAGCAGATGGAGAAGGATCTCGGTGATAAAACTTATCAGGAAAAGCTT ATCTACCACATGCGATCAGTTATCGGCCCTCACGATGATACTTGCAATGGTCAGAACAGTTGTTACGTAATGATTGATAACTTTTTCACACGAACTGTTATGCTGGAGTGTTCCTGGAGCGGAGGGAGTAAAACTAATACACCCAAATATGCAATCAAATCAATGCAGATTGGGAAACTCATGCACGTTGCACAAAATAGGCCACAGTtggaattttga